In a genomic window of Mercenaria mercenaria strain notata chromosome 19, MADL_Memer_1, whole genome shotgun sequence:
- the LOC128550955 gene encoding apical junction molecule-like, whose amino-acid sequence MDKKEHKGHDHEDHVEVNPTIVVDEPKQDEDFYVPLQIAGILVAALFALLIACIFKTKRRKAIKRDISLTRTNILANKTMIAAEEEMVNNLHLRMEQAAPMTHSSALPQTQVGPVPHNHSPSNTMTIPRPNLAIYNKNGWHESYADRSFYDNQTDIYPESNTTTRSTGPFIVDSPKHARVHSNGGQSTMTHSNQNGGVGIVAPYTINTMNRNGPYIVDGHTNEAYIGRGVSEPHRADINRQDRQADTDRQDREADIDRLDRQADIDRLDRQADINRQDRQADTDRQDREADINRQDRQADTDRQDREADIDRQDRQADTDRQDREADIDRQDRQADINRQDRQADTDRQDREADIDRLDRQEDIDRLDRQADINRQDRQADTGRQDREADINRQDRQADTDRQDREADIDRQDRQADTDRQDREADIDRQDRQADINRQDRQADTDRQDREADINRQDRQADTDRQDREADIDRLDRQADIDRLDRQADIDGQDRQADIDRQDREADIGRLDRQADIDRLDRQADINRKDRQADIGRQDRQADIDRLDRQADIDRLDRQTDINRQDRQADTDRQDREADIDRLDRQADIDRLDRQADIDGQDRQTDIDRQDREADIGRLDRQADKDRLDRQADINRKERQADIDRLDRQADIDRLDRQADIDGQDRQTDIDRQDREADIGRLDRQADIDRLDRQADINRKDRQADTDRPDREADIDRLDRQADIDRLDRQADINRKERQADIDRLDRQADIDRLDRQTDINRQDRQADTDRQDREADIDRLDRQADIDRLDRQADIDGQDRQTDIDRQDREADIGRLDRQTDIDRLDRQADINRKDRQADIGRQDRQADIDRQDRQADIDRQDRQQDINRLDRQADIGRQQDIDRLDRQADIDRQDRQADIDRLDRQADNIGRLDRLADIDRLDREADIDMLDIQADIDWLDRQEDGIGRLDRQADIDRLDRQADIDRLDRQTEIDRLDRQADIDRLDRQADIDMLDRQADIDRLDRQPDIDMLDRQADIDRQDRLADIDRLDRHADIGRLDRQADIDRLDRQADIDRLDRQADIDRLDRQADINMLDRQADIDRLDRQADIEMLDRQADIDRQDRLAYIDRLDRHADIGRLDRQADID is encoded by the exons GGCAATAAAGAGAGATATTTCTCTGACGAGGACCAATATTCTGGCCAATAAAACAATGATAGCTGCTGAGGAGGAGATGGTCAACAACTTACACTTGAGAATGGAACAAGCCGCCCCCATGACACACAGCTCTGCCTTACCTCAGACTCAAGTTGGACCAGTCCCACATAACCATAGCCCGAGTAACACCATGACAATCCCCAGACCAAATCTGGCAATCTATAATAAAAATGGCTGGCACGAATCATATGCAGATCGCAGTTTCTATGACAACCAGACTGATATTTACCCTGAATCAAATACTACTACACGCAGCACAGGACCTTTCATTGTGGACTCCCCAAAACACGCGCGAGTTCATTCCAATGGAGGTCAATCAACCATGACCCACAGTAACCAGAATGGAGGCGTGGGTATCGTTGCTCCATACACTATCAACACAATGAACAGGAACGGTCCATACATAGTGGACGGCCACACCAATGAAGCATACATCGGGCGTGGCGTATCGGAGCCCCACAGA GCAGACATAAACAGACAAGACCGACAGGCAGACACAGACAGACAAGACAGAGAGGCAGACATAGACAGACTAGACCGACAGGCAGACATAGACAGACTAGACCGACAGGCAGACATAAACAGACAAGACCGACAGGCAGACACAGACAGACAAGACAGAGAGGCAGACATAAACAGACAAGACCGACAGGCAGACACAGACAGACAAGACAGAGAGGCAGACATAGACAGACAAGACCGACAGGCAGACACAGACAGACAAGACAGAGAGGCAGACATAGACAGACAAGACCGACAGGCTGACATAAACAGACAAGACCGACAGGCAGACACAGACAGACAAGACAGAGAGGCAGACATAGACAGACTAGACCGACAGGAAGATATAGACAGACTAGACCGACAGGCAGATATAAACAGACAAGACCGACAGGCAGACACAGGCAGACAAGACAGGGAGGCAGACATAAACAGACAAGACCGACAGGCAGACACAGACAGACAAGACAGAGAGGCAGACATAGACAGACAAGACCGACAGGCAGACACAGACAGACAAGACAGAGAGGCAGACATAGACAGACAAGACCGACAGGCTGACATAAACAGACAAGACCGACAGGCAGACACAGACAGACAAGACAGAGAGGCAGACATAAACAGACAAGACCGACAGGCAGACACAGACAGACAAGACAGAGAGGCAGACATAGACAGACTAGACCGACAGGCAGACATAGACAGACTAGACCGACAGGCTGACATAGACGGACAAGACCGACAGGCAGACATAGACAGACAAGACAGAGAGGCAGACATAGGCAGACTAGACCGACAGGCAGACATAGACAGGCTAGACCGACAGGCAGACATAAACAGAAAAGACCGACAGGCAGACATAGGCAGACAAGACCGACAGGCAGACATAGACAGGCTAGACCGACAGGCAGACATAGACAGActagaccgacagacagacataaACAGACAAGACCGACAGGCAGACACAGACAGACAAGACAGAGAGGCAGACATAGACAGACTAGACCGACAGGCAGACATAGACAGACTAGACCGACAGGCTGACATAGACGGAcaagaccgacagacagacatagACAGACAAGACAGAGAGGCAGACATAGGCAGACTAGACCGACAGGCAGACAAAGACAGGCTAGACCGACAGGCAGACATAAACAGAAAAGAACGACAGGCAGACATAGACAGACTAGACCGACAGGCAGACATAGACAGACTAGACCGACAGGCTGACATAGACGGAcaagaccgacagacagacatagACAGACAAGACAGAGAGGCAGACATAGGCAGACTAGACCGACAGGCAGACATAGACAGGCTAGACCGACAGGCAGACATAAACAGAAAAGACCGACAGGCAGACACAGACAGACCAGACAGAGAGGCAGACATAGACAGACTAGACCGACAGGCAGACATAGACAGACTAGACCGACAGGCAGACATAAACAGAAAAGAACGACAGGCAGACATAGACAGACTAGACCGACAGGCAGACATAGACAGActagaccgacagacagacataaACAGACAAGACCGACAGGCAGACACAGACAGACAAGACAGAGAGGCAGACATAGACAGACTAGACCGACAGGCAGACATAGACAGACTAGACCGACAGGCTGACATAGACGGAcaagaccgacagacagacatagACAGACAAGACAGAGAGGCAGACATAGGCAGActagaccgacagacagacatagACAGGTTAGACCGACAGGCAGACATAAACAGGAAAGACCGACAGGCAGACATAGGCAGACAAGACCGACAGGCAGACATAGATAGAcaagacagacaggcagacataGACAGACAAGACAGACAGCAAGACATAAACAGGCTAGATCGGCAGGCAGACATAGGGAGACAGCAAGACATAGACAGGCTAGACCGACAG GCAGACATAGACAGAcaagacagacaggcagacataGACAGACTAGACCGACAGGCAGACAACATAGGCAGACTAGACCGACTGGCAGACATAGACAGACTAGACCGAGAGGCAGACATAGACATGCTTGATATACAGGCAGACATAGACTGGCTAGACCGACAGGAAGACGGCATAGGCAGACTAGACCGACAGGCAGACATAGACAGACTAGACCGACAGGCAGATATAGACAGACTAGACCGACAGACAGAAATAGACAGACTAGACCGACAGGCAGACATAGACAGACTAGACCGACAGGCAGACATAGATATGCTTGACCGACAGGCAGACATAGACAGACTAGACCGGCAGCCAGACATAGACATGCTTGACCGACAGGCAGACATAGACAGACAAGACAGACTGGCAGACATAGACAGACTAGACAGACATGCAGACATAGGCAGACTAGACCGACAGGCAGACATAGACAGACTAGACCGACAGGCAGACATAGACAGACTAGACCGACAGGCAGACATAGACAGACTAGACCGACAGGCGGACATAAACATGCTTGACCGACAGGCAGACATAGACAGACTAGATCGACAGGCAGACATAGAGATGCTTGACCGACAGGCAGACATAGACAGACAAGACAGACTGGCATACATAGACAGACTAGACAGACATGCAGACATAGGCAGACTAGACCGACAGGCAGACATAGACTGA